A genomic window from Labrus bergylta chromosome 7, fLabBer1.1, whole genome shotgun sequence includes:
- the LOC109982168 gene encoding glycine cleavage system H protein, mitochondrial codes for MAACRLLRSLSSNFITVLPSLSRSAPLCRLRPVSTPCFGRTLTSSSRLTAALKFTDKHEWIRVEEDGHGTVGISNFAQEALGDVVYCGLPEVGTQLAQQDEFGALESVKAASELYSPLTGEVVEVNELLADKPGLVNKSCYKDGWLMKMTIAKPEELDALMDETAYERYIRSIED; via the exons ATGGCCGCCTGCAGGCTGCTCCGCTCCCTCTCTTCTAACTTTATTACAGTTTTGCCCTCACTTTCCCGCTCGGCTCCACTTTGCCGACTACGACCGGTTTCTACACCTTGTTTTGGACGAACTTTAACATCTAGTAGCCGGTTAACAGCAG ctttaaaaTTCACAGACAAACACGAATGGATCAGAGTAGAAGAAGACGGACACGGGACTGTGGGGATCAGCAACTTTGCCCAG GAGGCTCTGGGAGATGTAGTTTACTGTGGACTACCGGAGGTTGGAACACAGCTGGCTCAACAAG ATGAATTTGGAGCTCTGGAAAGTGTGAAGGCTGCCAGTGAGCTGTATTCCCCCTTGACTGGAGAAGTTGTAGAGGTCAATGAACTACTGGCAGACAAACCGGGTCTGGTAAACAAATCTTGCTACAAAGATG GTTGGCTGATGAAGATGACCATTGCCAAACCCGAAGAGCTCGATGCTCTAATGGACGAAACAGCCTATGAAAGATACATCCGCTCTATTGAAGATTAA